In a genomic window of Suricata suricatta isolate VVHF042 chromosome 12, meerkat_22Aug2017_6uvM2_HiC, whole genome shotgun sequence:
- the PGLYRP2 gene encoding N-acetylmuramoyl-L-alanine amidase gives MSLRGWNLAMVAQGVLWILFGLLLRLEPGTATLPLLMDSVIQALAELEQTGPATRARHTASAWQLLAQESDPHDLLHHFLLEGRSLKTTKLDPHQLSPELRDLTKDVAQHSIRGRQEYGVVLAPDGSTVAVEPLLAGLEVGLQGQRVVNLPLDSTASPLDTGATFPDTEVMVPDVRATAPGLQDALPDIISADVGAMPSDVRAADLDVKPTSPGVRPHSPDVPVTSPDAQASLPGSRAKSPTTVDRLLVVTLARDLGLAFLQGSETWSHSGLGSEGCWDQLSAPRTFTLLDSKASPVTMAFLNGALDGALLGDYLSRTPEPRPPLSHLLRQYYGGAGVAGDPGLRSNFRRQNGAALTSAPTLTQQVWGALTLLQRLEPTHPQLRGMDQEQLAQVAANATKEFTEGFLGCPAIHPRCRWGAAPYRGHPKPLQLPLGFLYVHHTYEPAPPCTDFVHCAANMRSMQRFHQDTRGWDDIGYSFVVGSDGYVYEGRGWHWVGAHTRGHNTRGFGVAFVGNYTAELPAKAALHLVQDVLPGCAVRAGVLRPDYQVLGHRQLVRTNCPGDALFNLLRTWPRFAANVKTRTARRASRRSKRKPPPMILPATDLQ, from the exons ATGTccctcagaggctggaacctcgCAATGGTGGCCCAGGGTGTCCTCTGGATCCTGTTTGGATTGCTGCTGCGGCTGGAGCCTGGGACAG CgaccctgcccctgctcatggaCTCTGTCATCCAGGCCCTGGCTGAGCTTGAGCAGACGGGACCAGCCACCAGGGCCAGGCACACTGCTTCTGCGTGGCAGCTATTAGCCCAGGAGTCGGATCCCCATGATCTTCTCCACCACTTCCTGCTGGAGGGGCGGAGTCTCAAGACCACCAAGCTGGAtccccaccaactgagcccagAGCTTCGAGATCTAACCAAGGACGTGGCCCAGCACAGTATTCGGGGCAGGCAGGAATATGGAGTTGTGCTGGCACCAGATGGCTCAACCGTGGCTGTGGAGCCCCTTTTGGcggggctggaggtggggctgCAGGGGCAGAGAGTTGTAAACCTGCCCTTGGACAGCACAGCCAGCCCTCTGGACACTGGAGCCACCTTTCCAGACACTGAAGTCATGGTTCCCGATGTAAGAGCCACAGCTCCAGGGCTCCAGGATGCCCTTCCAGACATCATCTCTGCAGATGTTGGAGCCATGCCTTCAGATGTTAGAGCCGCAGATCTAGATGTCAAACCCACCTCTCCAGGTGTTAGGCCTCACTCTCCAGATGTTCCAGTCACCTCTCCAGATGCCCAAGCTTCCTTGCCAGGTTCCAGAGCCAAGTCCCCAACCACGGTGGACAGACTCCTGGTGGTCACCCTGGCCAGAGACCTGGGTCTGGCCTTCCTCCAGGGCTCTGAGACCTGGAGTCATTCAGGCCTGGGATCCGAGGGTTGCTGGGACCAGCTATCTGCCCCCAGGACCTTCACACTCTTAGACTCCAAGGCATCGCCAGTCACCATGGCCTTCCTCAATGGTGCCCTGGATGGGGCCCTCCTTGGAGATTACCTAAGCCGAACTCCTGAGCCCCGGCCACCTCTCAGCCACCTACTGAGGCAATACTACGGAGGAGCCGGGGTAGCTGGAGATCCAGGACTTCGTAGCAACTTCCGACGGCAGAACGGAGCTGCTCTGACTTCAGCCCCTACGCTGACCCAGCAGGTGTGGGGGGCCCTCACCCTGCTTCAGAGGCTGGAGCCAACACACCCTCAGCTTCGGGGCATGGACCAAGAACAGCTGGCCCAGGTGGCAGCCAACGCTACCAAGGAATTCACTGAGGGCTTCCTGG GGTGCCCGGCCATCCACCCCCGCTGCCGCTGGGGCGCAGCGCCATATCGAGGCCACCCGAAGCCGCTGCAGCTGCCCCTCGGGTTCTTGTATGTACATCACACGTACGAGCCAGCGCCACCCTGCACGGATTTCGTGCACTGCGCGGCCAACATGCGCTCTATGCAAAGATTCCACCAAGATACTCGGGGTTGGGACGACATTGGCTACAG TTTCGTGGTAGGCTCCGACGGCTACGTGTACGAGGGCCGCGGCTGGCACTGGGTGGGCGCGCACACACGCGGCCACAACACCCGCGGCTTCGGCGTGGCCTTCGTGGGCAACTATACTGCAGAGCTCCCGGCGAAGGCTGCGCTTCACCTCGTGCAGGACGTGCTCCCTGGCTGCGCAGTGCGCGCTGGCGTCCTGCGGCCAGACTACCAGGTGCTTGGCCACCGCCAGCTGGTGCGCACCAACTGTCCTGGCGACGCGCTCTTCAACCTGCTGCGCACCTGGCCGCGCTTCGCTGCT AATGTGAAAACAAGAACAGCCAGGAGGGCATCTAGAAGATCCAAAAGGAAGCCACCTCCCATGATCCTGCCAGCCACAGACCTCCAATAA